From Synechococcus sp. A10-1-5-1, a single genomic window includes:
- a CDS encoding APC family permease produces the protein MSFARRLLGRPLPRSEADAQRLPSLIALPILSSDALSSVAYATEAALGVLLLAGSAALGLSLPITVCIVGLIAVVVLSYRQAIEAYPEGGGSYVVARENLGAWAGLVAAAALLVDYTLTAAVSLMAAAQALSSLLPGLLAHETSLSLLLLALVGWANLRGLKEAGRLFVLPTYSFVVMVALLALLGLQNMVLTHGFRPDAPPAVAALEPLGLFLVLRAFSAGCSAMTGIEAIANGVKVFREPAARRAQRTLMVMGLLLALLFLAVSGLAFLYGIAPNPDRTVLAQIGLRVFGPSNPLYWCLQISTLLILGLAANTAFSGFPRLAALLAKDRYLPRQMAWLGDRLVFQNGIGLLLLVSALVIVVCRGNTNVAINLYALGVFLAFTLSQAGLVRHWWLRRGKGWSGRLAMNALGAITTGVVFAVIVVSKFDEGAWIVVLLLPLLVWGLAGIRRRYQRVYDAIELQPGEDCSVPWPDRQDVLENQSIVWLASWSRPTLEALRYAAQVSDRVIGVWVCEPNDDFEALRQRWHRLVGDAPQFELRLLESPFASLIDPFAQFVAEEEARCPDSQFTIVMPMAIPRRRFDHLLLNQRGVNMRQALNAQRSRVFTLVRYFPPA, from the coding sequence CTGTCCTTTGCCCGTCGTCTTCTAGGGCGTCCTCTGCCGCGCTCTGAGGCTGACGCGCAGCGTCTCCCCAGCCTGATTGCGCTGCCGATCCTCTCGTCGGATGCCCTCTCCTCGGTGGCCTATGCAACCGAGGCTGCCCTTGGGGTCTTGCTCCTGGCCGGCAGTGCGGCCCTCGGGCTATCCCTGCCGATCACGGTCTGCATCGTTGGCTTGATTGCGGTCGTGGTGCTCTCCTACAGGCAGGCGATCGAGGCCTACCCCGAGGGCGGTGGTTCCTATGTCGTGGCCAGGGAGAACCTCGGCGCCTGGGCCGGGCTGGTGGCGGCGGCGGCGCTGCTGGTGGATTACACCCTGACCGCTGCGGTGAGCTTGATGGCGGCGGCCCAGGCCCTGAGCTCCCTGCTGCCCGGCCTACTTGCCCATGAAACCAGTCTGTCGCTGCTGCTTTTGGCCCTGGTGGGCTGGGCGAATCTGCGCGGTCTCAAGGAAGCCGGCCGCCTGTTTGTCCTGCCCACCTACTCCTTTGTGGTGATGGTGGCGCTGCTGGCCCTCTTGGGCCTGCAGAACATGGTGTTGACCCATGGCTTCCGCCCGGATGCACCACCGGCGGTCGCCGCCCTGGAGCCCCTTGGCCTGTTTCTGGTTTTGCGGGCCTTCAGTGCCGGCTGTTCGGCCATGACCGGCATTGAGGCGATCGCCAATGGCGTGAAGGTCTTCCGTGAGCCCGCGGCCCGCCGGGCCCAGCGCACGCTGATGGTGATGGGGTTGTTGCTGGCCCTGCTGTTTCTGGCCGTCAGCGGCTTGGCCTTTTTGTACGGGATTGCCCCCAACCCCGACCGCACCGTTCTGGCCCAGATCGGTCTGCGGGTGTTCGGTCCCAGCAATCCCCTCTATTGGTGCCTGCAGATCAGCACGCTGTTGATCTTGGGATTGGCGGCCAACACAGCCTTCTCCGGTTTTCCGCGCTTGGCGGCGCTGCTGGCCAAAGACCGCTATCTGCCGCGTCAAATGGCCTGGCTAGGGGATCGCCTGGTGTTCCAGAACGGCATTGGGCTGCTGCTGCTGGTCTCGGCCCTGGTGATCGTGGTCTGCCGCGGCAACACCAATGTCGCCATCAACCTCTATGCCTTGGGTGTCTTCCTGGCGTTCACCCTGTCCCAGGCGGGCTTGGTTAGGCATTGGTGGCTGCGGCGAGGGAAGGGCTGGAGCGGCCGGCTGGCAATGAATGCCCTGGGGGCGATCACGACGGGCGTGGTGTTTGCCGTGATTGTCGTGAGCAAATTTGATGAGGGGGCTTGGATCGTGGTGCTCCTCCTCCCCCTTCTGGTTTGGGGACTGGCCGGGATTCGGCGCCGTTACCAACGGGTCTATGACGCGATCGAGCTGCAGCCCGGGGAGGATTGCTCGGTCCCCTGGCCCGATCGCCAGGACGTCTTGGAGAACCAGAGCATCGTCTGGCTGGCCTCCTGGAGCCGTCCCACGCTGGAGGCCCTGCGCTACGCCGCCCAGGTCTCCGATCGCGTCATTGGCGTCTGGGTCTGTGAACCCAACGACGACTTTGAGGCGTTGCGGCAGCGCTGGCACCGCCTTGTGGGTGATGCCCCCCAATTTGAGTTGCGCTTGCTGGAGAGTCCATTCGCCTCCTTGATCGATCCCTTTGCCCAGTTCGTGGCGGAAGAGGAAGCCCGCTGCCCGGACAGTCAGTTCACGATCGTGATGC